The following are encoded in a window of Nomia melanderi isolate GNS246 chromosome 6, iyNomMela1, whole genome shotgun sequence genomic DNA:
- the LOC116427692 gene encoding polynucleotide 5'-hydroxyl-kinase NOL9 isoform X2 — MDLSLESRDESAEIQTSRDKNTKQYHAISEQQRNLGSPVIVEALSETLSSLSIPEGLKQSHKLTKDNNNCNYNPSRTWNTYSENDEPCIIVGESVNPNNRPYVTENNSSTVTSSKNNSKQRKSKTPLKTKNTDNNTWDSNEPSTTFEECLENIRIDRTISSRSLSDVETDTFTLKKNKNSIPNKQCSLRFYCLRNKVLVVMPKKTQFCFTGKIVLKVIYGAVEVYGYLINIDTKPMEIYSPRGYSSISIKASNKFSQEIQPDVWTSLSIEGITRDIENKLVADLNNLQAGTTVVLLSNLENKLTKFLNVFYPFRLFPSIRNVSYQTWTDPKRAEVILQSNLYVGNYTCKELIIDQCITQEVSEAMLNYWRVNKWSCTLIAGGKSVGKSTSARHLINSLLLTSKKVVLVDVDPGQTECTPAGCISYSLIEEPLMGPNFTHLRPPAFQLYIGDVNVSRCLTRYIEGIKMLVDKLSSCPVMSRLPIVVNTMGFTHGIGWDIVIFTTKLIQPSLVVQIMSEKSKSNFPNYLSKEVINEQELTWASWSANVLNWNQPCNHKLYVIQSHAERKSTSVNETWNMEPYQQRELVLISYLSEIVQNPMDSTSCYDAISLSINAAVPYVTPISSLTISVPQTSVPPSHVLNVVNGNIVALCGIDIENAELQTTDLTSGPRILNRIPLCSCYGFGIVRGIDTEREEIFINTPLSAEIMQCVNCLVGCIPVPVTLLQLNQHRNVPYTGGDNALPTSREHRRGYFRMRYQNMKANS, encoded by the exons ATGGATCTTTCCTTAGAGTCCAGAGATGAGTCAGCAGAGATACAGACATCCAGAGACAAAAATACCAAGCAGTACCATGCTATTTCTGAACAACAAAGGAATTTGGGTTCACCTGTAATAGTTGAAGCCCTTTCAGAAACACTCTCTTCTTTGAGTATACCAGAAGGATTAAAACAGAGTCACAAATTAACAAAGGATAACAATAATTGTAACTATAATCCTTCACGCACATGGAATACATACTCAGAAAATGATGAACCTTGTATTATTGTTGGTGAATCAGTAAATCCAAACAATAGACCTtatgtaacagaaaataattctaGTACAGTGACATCCTCAAAGAATAATTCTAAGCAAAGAAAAAGTAAGACACCTTTAAAGACTAAAAATACTGATAACAACACATGGGATTCCAATGAACCATCTACCACATTTGAAGAATGTcttgaaaatattagaattgataGAACTATTAGTAGTAGAAGTTTATCAGATGTGGAAACTGAcacttttacattaaaaaagaacaagaaTAGTATCCCAAATAAACAGTGTTCATTGcgattttattgtttaagaAACAAGGTTCTAGTCGTAATGCCTAAAAAGACACAATTCTGTTTTACtggtaaaattgttttaaaagtaatatatggAGCAGTTGAAGTTTATGGATATCTGATTAACATAGACACTAAACCTATGGAGATCTACTCTCCACGGGGATACAGCAGTATTTCAATCAAAGCTAGTAACAAATTTTCACAAGAAATCCAGCCAGATGTTTGGACATCTCTTTCCATTGAAGGCATTACTCGAGATATTGAGAACAAACTGGTGGCTGACTTAAACAATCTTCAAGCCGGTACGACGGTTGTACTGCTATCGAATCTAGAAAACAAACTAACAAAGTTTCTGAATGTATTTTATCCATTCCGACTTTTTCCAAGCATAAGGAACGTGTCATATCAGACCTGGACCGATCCGAAGAGGGCTGAAGTAATTCTACAGTCAAATCTTTATGTTGGTAATTATACTTGCAAGGAGTTGATCATTGATCAATGTATAACACAAGAGGTTAGCGAAGCAATGTTGAATTATTGGCGCGTCAATAAATGGTCTTGCACTTTGATTGCTGGCGGTAAGAGCGTCGGAAAATCTACTTCAGCACGGCATCTGATAAATAGTCTCTTACTTACTAGCAAGAAAGTCGTTCTCGTAGACGTCGATCCGGGTCAGACGGAATGTACACCGGCCGGTTGCATTTCGTACAGTTTAATTGAGGAGCCTTTGATGGGACCAAATTTTACTCATTTAAGGCCTCCAGCTTTTCAATTGTATATTGGTGATGTGAACGTGTCCCGATGTCTCACGCGGTACATTGAGGGAATTAAAATGCTGGTGGATAAACTATCAAGTTGTCCTGTCATGTCCCGATTACCAATTGTAGTGAACACTATGGGATTTACTCATGGCATTGGCTGGGACATCGTGATTTTCACCACAAAATTAATTCAACCTTCACTGGTAGTGCAAATTATGTCTGAGAAGTCCAAAAGTAACTTCCCTAACTACTTGAGCAAAGAAGTAATAAATGAACAG GAGCTTACGTGGGCCTCCTGGAGTGCAAACGTATTGAACTGGAATCAACCGTGTAATCATAAGTTATACGTGATACAATCCCATGCTGAACGTAAAAGCACTTCAGTAAACGAAACTTGGAACATGGAGCCATATCAACAACGAGAACTTGTGTTGATATCTTACCTCAGTGAGATTGTGCAGAATCCTATGGATTCTAc TTCTTGTTACGACGCTATATCATTAAGTATTAATGCAGCTGTGCCGTATGT GACACCTATTTCTTCGTTAACTATCTCGGTTCCACAAACATCAGTGCCGCCATCGCATGTTTTAAATGTGGTGAACGGTAATATAGTAGCTTTATGTGGAATTGACATAGAGAATGCAGAGTTGCAAACCACTGATCTGACTTCCGGTCCCAGAATACTAAACAGAATACCATTGTGTTCGTGTTACGGTTTCG GAATTGTCAGGGGAATTGACACTGAAcgcgaagaaatattcataaatactcCGTTATCAGCTGAAATAATGCAGTGCGTGAACTGTTTAGTGGGTTGCATACCGGTGCCTGTTACGTTACTGCAGTTGAATCAACACAGGAACGTGCCTTACACTGGTGGCGACAACGCGTTGCCAACGAGTCGAGAACATCGCAGGGGATACTTCCGTATGAGATACCAAAACATGAAGGCTAATTCGTAA
- the LOC116427692 gene encoding polynucleotide 5'-hydroxyl-kinase NOL9 isoform X1 — translation MKTRQTKKTKIKVLKTGPKQTKAKLPEYKRKNKFIKVKQKSAFKALTMNSSYSSTKNSLHSEEQDTQSIKRKKKKTCSDSSTASYSMDLSLESRDESAEIQTSRDKNTKQYHAISEQQRNLGSPVIVEALSETLSSLSIPEGLKQSHKLTKDNNNCNYNPSRTWNTYSENDEPCIIVGESVNPNNRPYVTENNSSTVTSSKNNSKQRKSKTPLKTKNTDNNTWDSNEPSTTFEECLENIRIDRTISSRSLSDVETDTFTLKKNKNSIPNKQCSLRFYCLRNKVLVVMPKKTQFCFTGKIVLKVIYGAVEVYGYLINIDTKPMEIYSPRGYSSISIKASNKFSQEIQPDVWTSLSIEGITRDIENKLVADLNNLQAGTTVVLLSNLENKLTKFLNVFYPFRLFPSIRNVSYQTWTDPKRAEVILQSNLYVGNYTCKELIIDQCITQEVSEAMLNYWRVNKWSCTLIAGGKSVGKSTSARHLINSLLLTSKKVVLVDVDPGQTECTPAGCISYSLIEEPLMGPNFTHLRPPAFQLYIGDVNVSRCLTRYIEGIKMLVDKLSSCPVMSRLPIVVNTMGFTHGIGWDIVIFTTKLIQPSLVVQIMSEKSKSNFPNYLSKEVINEQELTWASWSANVLNWNQPCNHKLYVIQSHAERKSTSVNETWNMEPYQQRELVLISYLSEIVQNPMDSTSCYDAISLSINAAVPYVTPISSLTISVPQTSVPPSHVLNVVNGNIVALCGIDIENAELQTTDLTSGPRILNRIPLCSCYGFGIVRGIDTEREEIFINTPLSAEIMQCVNCLVGCIPVPVTLLQLNQHRNVPYTGGDNALPTSREHRRGYFRMRYQNMKANS, via the exons atgAAAACAAgacaaacaaaaaaaacaaaaataaaagttcttAAAACCGGCCCAAAACAAACCAAAGC TAAATTACCCGAGTATAAGAGGAAAAACAAGTTtattaaagtgaaacaaaaGTCAGCTTTTAAGGCTTTAACAATGAATTCATCTTATTCGAGTACCAAAAATTCTTTACACAGTGAAGAACAAGATACACAGAGTattaaacgaaaaaagaaaaagacatgTAGTGATAGCAGTACAGCCTCAT ATTCTATGGATCTTTCCTTAGAGTCCAGAGATGAGTCAGCAGAGATACAGACATCCAGAGACAAAAATACCAAGCAGTACCATGCTATTTCTGAACAACAAAGGAATTTGGGTTCACCTGTAATAGTTGAAGCCCTTTCAGAAACACTCTCTTCTTTGAGTATACCAGAAGGATTAAAACAGAGTCACAAATTAACAAAGGATAACAATAATTGTAACTATAATCCTTCACGCACATGGAATACATACTCAGAAAATGATGAACCTTGTATTATTGTTGGTGAATCAGTAAATCCAAACAATAGACCTtatgtaacagaaaataattctaGTACAGTGACATCCTCAAAGAATAATTCTAAGCAAAGAAAAAGTAAGACACCTTTAAAGACTAAAAATACTGATAACAACACATGGGATTCCAATGAACCATCTACCACATTTGAAGAATGTcttgaaaatattagaattgataGAACTATTAGTAGTAGAAGTTTATCAGATGTGGAAACTGAcacttttacattaaaaaagaacaagaaTAGTATCCCAAATAAACAGTGTTCATTGcgattttattgtttaagaAACAAGGTTCTAGTCGTAATGCCTAAAAAGACACAATTCTGTTTTACtggtaaaattgttttaaaagtaatatatggAGCAGTTGAAGTTTATGGATATCTGATTAACATAGACACTAAACCTATGGAGATCTACTCTCCACGGGGATACAGCAGTATTTCAATCAAAGCTAGTAACAAATTTTCACAAGAAATCCAGCCAGATGTTTGGACATCTCTTTCCATTGAAGGCATTACTCGAGATATTGAGAACAAACTGGTGGCTGACTTAAACAATCTTCAAGCCGGTACGACGGTTGTACTGCTATCGAATCTAGAAAACAAACTAACAAAGTTTCTGAATGTATTTTATCCATTCCGACTTTTTCCAAGCATAAGGAACGTGTCATATCAGACCTGGACCGATCCGAAGAGGGCTGAAGTAATTCTACAGTCAAATCTTTATGTTGGTAATTATACTTGCAAGGAGTTGATCATTGATCAATGTATAACACAAGAGGTTAGCGAAGCAATGTTGAATTATTGGCGCGTCAATAAATGGTCTTGCACTTTGATTGCTGGCGGTAAGAGCGTCGGAAAATCTACTTCAGCACGGCATCTGATAAATAGTCTCTTACTTACTAGCAAGAAAGTCGTTCTCGTAGACGTCGATCCGGGTCAGACGGAATGTACACCGGCCGGTTGCATTTCGTACAGTTTAATTGAGGAGCCTTTGATGGGACCAAATTTTACTCATTTAAGGCCTCCAGCTTTTCAATTGTATATTGGTGATGTGAACGTGTCCCGATGTCTCACGCGGTACATTGAGGGAATTAAAATGCTGGTGGATAAACTATCAAGTTGTCCTGTCATGTCCCGATTACCAATTGTAGTGAACACTATGGGATTTACTCATGGCATTGGCTGGGACATCGTGATTTTCACCACAAAATTAATTCAACCTTCACTGGTAGTGCAAATTATGTCTGAGAAGTCCAAAAGTAACTTCCCTAACTACTTGAGCAAAGAAGTAATAAATGAACAG GAGCTTACGTGGGCCTCCTGGAGTGCAAACGTATTGAACTGGAATCAACCGTGTAATCATAAGTTATACGTGATACAATCCCATGCTGAACGTAAAAGCACTTCAGTAAACGAAACTTGGAACATGGAGCCATATCAACAACGAGAACTTGTGTTGATATCTTACCTCAGTGAGATTGTGCAGAATCCTATGGATTCTAc TTCTTGTTACGACGCTATATCATTAAGTATTAATGCAGCTGTGCCGTATGT GACACCTATTTCTTCGTTAACTATCTCGGTTCCACAAACATCAGTGCCGCCATCGCATGTTTTAAATGTGGTGAACGGTAATATAGTAGCTTTATGTGGAATTGACATAGAGAATGCAGAGTTGCAAACCACTGATCTGACTTCCGGTCCCAGAATACTAAACAGAATACCATTGTGTTCGTGTTACGGTTTCG GAATTGTCAGGGGAATTGACACTGAAcgcgaagaaatattcataaatactcCGTTATCAGCTGAAATAATGCAGTGCGTGAACTGTTTAGTGGGTTGCATACCGGTGCCTGTTACGTTACTGCAGTTGAATCAACACAGGAACGTGCCTTACACTGGTGGCGACAACGCGTTGCCAACGAGTCGAGAACATCGCAGGGGATACTTCCGTATGAGATACCAAAACATGAAGGCTAATTCGTAA